The genomic DNA TTCCCCACAGAATCCGCAAACCGGTAGATCTGTGGACCGGCTCGACCAGCATGCCGGTCCCACCCGCATAAACCCACCAGCTCGCCCACATCACACTCCGATCAATGCTTGACCGTAAAGCCCTACTACCGTTATATCCCCACCACGTAGTTAAATTTCGAAAATATCCTGCGATCGAAGATACGTTACATACGTATGCTACACATTGAGCTTATTTTATTTCACGCAAACAAATTTTGCATTATCTAATTATTAATATTCTCTCTACACGAAAatcttttatataaaaaaataaaattaatgtcaATCTTAATACCATAAAAGGGGATGTAACGACATAACACCTGATATATTTATTAAAACGGCCGTCTTGAAATAAGTCGATTTTTGTCAGATCGATTTTAACCTGACGCCATGAACAAGGTAACGTGCTGGTGGGACCTTTCCTGGTCCTCCACGTGACCGGGCCCAGCAGGAACGGCTCACGGTTACCGTACTAGTGGTACTACGGAAGGTACATCTCTGGATCCCGTAGATTTATCGCGTTTCGGTAGACACATCAGAGATATGTGGACCTTGCGATAGTAAGACCGTTAGGATCTGGGCGTTGGTTCTGTGTTTGCTGTTTGAGGTGAATGGGGGATCGAGATCTGTGGTTGTCCGGTATTTCGCATTAGTCCCCCTCCCCTCCGTAGTCCCTTTCACGCACCCaatttttacaaaaagaaaatcagaataataaaaaaaaagattattcCGGAATTATTCTATTCTAAAAGGGATATAAATGTACCTGGCGAAGCGCTCCGGTTGCTCTCATGGGAGTCTCGCCCTCGGTCCCGAACCCTAAGCGCTGCGGCCATTTTCTTGCGTCAATCTGCGCCGATCGTGGTCTTTGCGTGAGGTCGGATGAAGTGGCAGATCTGGCGGGTCTCGAGGGTGGCGGACGCCTCCCACTGCTGGCCGCCGATGGCGGCGAATGCACCTGCTCGGTGGGTCCCCTGGGGGCACGTGCCGGTGCACGTCGGCGAGGAGATGGAGTGGTTCGCGGTGCGGGTTGAGCTCCTCGGCCGTCCGGCCTTCATCGCGCTCCTCCGCCGCTCCGCCCAGAAGTACGGCTACGGGCAGCGCGGCGTGCTGCGGATCCCCTGCCCGGTACCGCTCTTCCGCCGCCTGCTCCgcctcctctcctcttcctcctccgccGCGGCGTCTGCCACGGATCCTGCCCTCGAGGAGTTCTTCCGCGCTCTCCCAGCGGTTGACGGTCAGTTCCTCGATTAGTTGTGCCGGAATCGGCCTGGATATCTCCGCCTCTTAATTAATTGTGTCGCCCTGTTTCTCTCCATTTCCCTCCATTTATTTAGTCTGTGCCGGGGACGGCAGTCTTGACTGTTTGATGCAGTGAGAATAAGCTGAACTAGGTTAGAATGTTTCCAAATACATGTAATTAAGTATGATCTAGTCTAGAagataaaaaaacatttttttcatCCATAACTCCATGTTTTAATCTTCTTTCTTTTGCATGATTGATGATTTCTGTCGTTCAAAGTATTGTTTCATGCTACTTGAAAACAAGCTAAAGACGCTACCAAGTTGTTGCAATTATGATGGTGTATTGAAGTTAGCTAGAGCTAATTAGAAGACAAACACCCATTATTGGTTGCTGATCAGGTGATTTGGTGGTAACAATAAATAATTTGGATTGTTGAAAATGAAACCCTTGGCCACTGAAGTAGACATCACTTGTAGCGTTctctaaaaaaaatagtttatcaATTGCAATGATATTAATTCTAGCTTACTGTTGTTTCTTTTACTTTAATGTTAACTTGCTTCCATTAAATTTATCTACCTGATAAACTAAAAGCATTTGGCTACTTgattactttattactttaatacACAGGTACTTAGTTTGTTCACAATAGATTAGTAATTTAGATGTACTTTATTGTGGGCAGTTGAACTTATAATAGTTTATATGACCAGCCAAGAGGAAAGGGTGAAGTGCACAGGTCTGATGATGCCCTCTTAAACTATGTTTCTTTGTTGAGACTGAACATGTTCCTTTCAGGGTGTTCATGAGTTCTTCCTTGATGAGCTCTCATACCACATCTCTGTGCTTTAGGATTTTTAGTAGGGTGACTTAAGGTGTATAATTTAGCCAAATTTAAGCTTGATGATGAACCTAATTAGGGTTTAATGCTGGTATAATCATGCATGCAAAATTGCCTTTATCAATACCCACTCTAGGCATTAACATATTGTAATATATTATTCAATGTATAAATTTTGTTCCTAGTTTCAATTTCTTGTCATCTAATCTAGATCTATATTTCCTATTCTGGAACCCAATTAACGATTTTACCAAAACAGCTTTTGTATTTTAGAGTGTATTTGGTGGAGCAATGGGCAGGTAGGCATGGCAATAGCTTAGAACTGGAGGATTTTTTAGCTTCTCATTCAGTCCAATGTAGGGAGTGGACAACAGAGTTGCCAATGGGTTGTGCTTTTGTCTTGCACGATCTGGGCTTGTCTCATACAGCCATGTGTTATCTTAGCTTGGACACGACCTCAAATCTGAATGGTGCAGATCACGATCGAAGTAGAACCAATTATGATCTAGTGTTTGAACCACTCTTTCCTGTTATGCTTGCTCCACATAAACAAATATGTCATCCTTGAGAATTCACAATCATTATAAGCAGCAAGAGAGAATAGTATGGGACTGTGAGACCTGGGTACctggattattaaaaaaaaaagaagagaatagTACTCCCCCCATCCCCCCCCCCCACATGGAATGGTGCAGTGGTAAAGTGTTCAACAGATTAACCAAGTATTCATGGTTCGAATCTCAACTTTTTCTCCATTGGAATGAAAAATAAGTCGGCTGTTGGGCAAGGAACCGCTTGTGTTTCTCAATTTATCTAATAAGCAAATCGGCAGGAGTGTAAAAAATGAATCCGACCGAATGACCTGACCTGAGTTAACCTGGAAAAAATGAAGTTCGACTTGGGGATTTTTGGGATTCAGGTCAGAGGTTTTTGGGTCGAGTTCAAGTTGACCCGAGTTTCTTGTATGGGTTGGATTCCCTCCTTTAAAATTGGAAGTGAAGATTTCCTTTCATCCGGTTCAAGTTGTTATCTAAAAAAAGGGAATTGTTTCTTATTTTAATAGTTTGTTTGAGAAACCCTACAAACAAGGAACTACTCCTTACTCAAGTTTTCACTAAGGACTAATGATTCAGggagtgtttggttgatgggtttgggaatgagggaatgaaatgatagtaaaatatagtgtttggattgtgggtttgggaatcacattttgggaatgattaccaTATTTATGGAAATCAACTaaactcatataacttgatgggttttATTTCCATTTCTATTCCCATTCCACCCTACTATTaaactcatacccatagtcattcccatcatttaaccaaacgccccctcattcttctttttgttattttcATTTTAAGAATTACTTATGATAAAATTGGATAAAATGAAAATATGAGTTTTTTTAGTAGTCTACTTCTCGGTAAATGATGAATCTCCTTAAAAGAATACTTTGGACTTTAAAGAATTTACTTGTCTATATTATTGTTCTATTCAATCTTTAAAGATCCAAATTTTAGTTTTAGTAGATTTTTCagggttaaattaaattttattttaaaaattaagatatttttatatatattaatattaatagtataataatgatggaatattgagataaaaatgaaaaattatataaaaataattttagttaaaaaaagTCATTATTTGGGTTGGTTAGGTTCGAGTTCGAGTTTAGGGGTTTCGTATTGTATTCAGGTTCGAGTCGGATTAggattgaaattttttataatttttttttcaaattgatcCAAACCCAACTCAACCCATTCGACTTGACATCTCTACCAGGATTAGGGGTGCAAACGAATCTAATCGAGTcgaataatatgaaaatattgatatttgagttCGAGCTcgaaaatatatatgatatttcAAGTTTGATTCGAATCTTGAAAATATAAATAgttttggcttgagcttgattcgaaataaaatttgagtttgagtttgagtttgatttgaaTTATTCAAATCTTTATTCGAACATAATTGAACTATAATTCAAAATGTCTTAAATTCGAATTCGATTTGAATTATTCAAatctttatttaaatatatttaagttaaaattatgtaTAAATAATTAGAATTTGATTCGAGTTCGGCTCATGAGCGGTTCATGAACAATCGAATAAAATAGTATAGGTTCGAATTTGGCTtgacaaaatatttaaatatgtTTGAATTCGGTTCGAATTTGATAATTTCAAATACGAATTGAATATTTTTCGAACCGGCTCTAAAAGCTCGCGAACCTGTTCGATTCATTTGCACCCTAGTCTGGAtacctaaattttaaaaaaaagtcaGAGAATAGTAGCCGCTCCACTAGGAAAAGTGGTAAAGTAAGAataaagaaaaaatctaaggctcTGTTTGGTATGATAGGATAGGATtggattatatttttaaaaagtttttaatcaaGCGTTTGGTAAAATTGATTAGAGGTATGATTGTAAATGATTAGAGGTATGATTCATAATATCTCGGCCTCAAAAGGTTATCCTACCTTTAATCTTATTCTAATCAATCTAATCGTATCCTATCATTCATACCAAACGGAGCCTAAATGTATATAAGTTCAGCTTGCTCCAAGATTAATCGGGCGAAATCGAGACCTACCTTCTAtagttaaaatttatttagtgCCAATTAGCTACTATCACTGGGTTGTTGGCCCCATATTGAGCCAACTCAATGCAAGAATCATAATTTCTTTACGCAACAATTTTCCTAGTTTGTTATTTGTTTCCTTCCTGATCCGTACGAGTAGGATTTGAGTCATGAAAATAACCCTTTTGATAAGATTGAAAAAAGAATCTAGCTCGCCGACAAAGATCAAAGATGCTGATGGATGAATTAAAACATCGGTGCGTGATGAGTGAGTCATCAATAATACTTAGTTTATATCTCTAAATTATTAGGATTAAAAAGGGagcttattataaatttaaacctCCCTCTTCAATAATATTATACTCATGTCACAAATTATCTTTATCCCTATTCAATcctattaattataaaaaataataatttcctGCATTAATTATTAAGAATATGTTAAGTTGTCAAGCAAAGTGTTTATTCCAACCCACAAAAGACGATTGAGAAGGCCTTTATTCCCCTTCTCTTGTGGCCAAGGAATTTATTCTTTTTGCTTTTCCTTTACAAAAAGTAGAGTGATCTTCTCACCTTATCATCCGCGTTTGAGTTTCGAAATTAACCGACCGATCCGAGCCAATTCGACACCACCGTGAGTCATGAGAATTGTAAATCACCCTACCGTCCAAGATAATTTGTTCGTCGTTTTCTTTTTAACCCTTTTAGAAAGAAAAATATTCCTCCAGATATATTGATTCCAAATCTTTTTCAATTTTCATATAAATAGACGCCATATAGAGGAGAATTAAGGAAGTAGAGGAAGGAGATGGAAGGCGTGGAGGCTAACCATGGCGACAAAGCTCATCATGTCGCTGTTGATGTTCAAAGTGTAAGAAGGATTTCTTTCTATCACTTCACTTGAGGTCGATAGATCCATTCATTTCCATGTTTCTGTCGACTAGACTTCAACTTGATTGGGAAGCTTATTTTCGTTTTCTCATGATCGAGCAGGGTACCgaaactttggtttgggaaaaacACGGTGCAATTCATATTTCAGCCAAAGCCATGAACATTGCTTGGGCGAGCGACAATAGGTTTTGGGAGTGGATGGATCTTCCCAACGACGACTTTAAAGAAAAATACGAGTACAAAATATCGATTAGTGGTTTAGCGAATAGATATCGCtagcttttgtttttgttttgtttcttattcaaaTTGGATGTTGTAGCTTTGCCACGGCAGTCGGACTCAAACAGGTGAGCTGGCTAGAAGTGGACGGGACTGTGGACTTAGCCAAGCTAGCCGAGCTTAGCCTGAGCCTAAGTCACGAAAAGACTTACGAAATAGTTTATCACATCAAGTTCAAGGTTGATGCTTTCGGATGGCAAAACCTCCCGGTCACGTTCGCTTTGATCACCCCCGACGAGCAAATGCATCGAAGCGAAGTTTTGGAATCGCGTAGGGGGCATAGCAACCAGTGGCACGAGGTACACGGCAACGATTTCAAAGGGCCTAAAACAACAACCGGAAAGCTCTCATTCGGCATGTTTGAAACTAGCAATCAGAAGTGGAAGGGGGGAATGATCCTTGCAGGAGTCACTATTAGGGCGAAGAATTGACCTATTATTCGATAACTAAATCGACTTTATGTACATCTAGTTATCAGATTTGCGTGTGCTTGTTACCGTGAGTTATTTTTAGTCGTATCGAAGAATTGTATCTCGGTTATTGAAGTAGTCGTTGATAAAGAAACAAGATCCGAGTATTTTACCAAGAAAAAAATTTATTAGAAGCTTAGAGCATTCTAAAAAGTGACCAAACTTGTAAGGAATTGGATCTCATCCGTACGAACAACAGGTCAAATTAGCTCGTATTGATTGACCCAATCTAACCAGATTGGTCCGCcaacttaacttaataaaaacCTCGattcaagataaataaaaaaagattCTTACAAAAGTAATTGATGTAGCGGAGACAACATGGATCATATGGTAGGCCTAGGACTCAGTCAATACGAAGGTTGATTAGTTTGAGACGAACTGAAATTCAATCAGACTTGCTCTTTCAAGTTCAAGGCCTAGGATTTTGTCAACACAATCGAGTTGAGTCAGCCAACTCAAGACCAAACTCGGGTCAAGTCAACTAACTCATCAAGTTGAGTCAGCCAACTCAAGACCAAACTTGGGTCAAGTCAACTAACTCATGGTTGATCTCAACTTGAGTCAACTTGAGTTTCAGTCAAGTTAAGTCCAACTGGCTAGAACTAGAGTTCGAGCACGACACAACAATTAcaataagggtgcgtttggttcaagttatcatatataaccttggttatgtgattactaggtaatcacataaccaaggttatggggaataaaacataatcaaatattgtttggttcaatctaGGTAATATAACAAAAAgttatttgtttgaaggttttaatgaataatctagtttaatattttactatattacccttagttacaaaactaactatacataataataataataataataataataataataataataataataataataataataataatattattattattattattattattattattattgtttttttgatggttttttatttttttaattttttaggcgtgagagtcatgctcacttataactcgcattggggcgagagtctgggacagccgatcgGGAAGGTTGTTAGACGTGAGAgtcatgttcacttataactcgcactgaggcgagagtttgggataGCCGAttgagaaggtcgttgggcgtgagagtcatgctcacttataactcgcactggagcgagagtctgggacagccgatcgggaaggttgttgggcgtgagggtcatgctcacttataactcgcactggggcgagagtctgggacagccgactgggaaggtcgttgggcgtgagagtcatgctcacttataactcgccccagtcacttataactcgcactggggcgagagtctggggcagccgaccgggaaggttgttgggcgtgagagccgtgctcacttataactcacactggggcaagagtccgGGACAAccaaccgggaaggtcgttgggcgtgagagccgtgctcacttataactcgcactggggcgagagtctgggacagctgatcgggaaggtcgttgggtgtgagagccgtgctcacttataactcgcactggggtaagagtctgggataaccgaccgggaaggtcgttgggtatGAGAgtcatgttcacttataactcgcactggggcaagagtctggggcagccgaccgggaaggttgttgggcgtgagagccgtgctcacttataactcgtactgggacgAGAATCTAGGATagccgaccgagaaggtcgttgtGCGTGAGAGctctgctcacttataactcgcactggggcgagagtctgagacagccgaccgggaaagtcgttgggcgtgagagtcgtgctcacttataactcgcactagggcgagagtctgggacagccgacagAGAAGGTTGTTGGGAAAGCTCGCTAGGGGAAGGATTCTGCCGCCGACCTGGGGGTGAGCTCCCAACCAAGGATTATTTGCAAGAAATACCCCGATCCTGTCTGCAATCGAGAAATGCCTAATATCAGATGAAAGTGAAtgctaaaaaatatttaaacctTACTTAGCCTTGGAGAAAATGATGCAGAGCATCATTGCAACACTTGAATTTGTCTCCCGCCATTTCTATCGCCATTTCCCGAGAAGATCGTGTGGTAGAAGCCTCCGTACGCATACCCCCTTTCATGATTTCCTATCCCACGCCTTTACTGCTTATGCCGTAGGACGCCGCTTGCTTAACTCTTTTTTGTACACGACTTCCCATAAGCACATGCCATTCTTTGATTGGACGGTGCTTGGGCGctttacccaaaaagatactcggctCCTCTTTTGATATTTCCCAGGAAAGCCTactttataagccctaaaggcaATCCACCGTCGTAGTCTCAGCGCTTCGACTACCTCCGCCTCCTCGTTTTTCTGCTGTCCCTTTTGATGTAGCTATTCCTCTTCTCGACCACCAACGCCCGATGCTCTTCCTCCTTTTGTCTGCTTTCCTACTTCGATCTTCCTCATTTTGATAATGGCGGACGGTAAGACATCCttatgatattcttattacatttCTGACCTAGACAACTATGACCTGTCCATGATCCAGTCTAACTTGGAACTTAGCAAAGATTATGAACTTCGACTCTCCATGCCCAACGAACATCTTTCATCTCCTCCCGAAGGCTTCATGACTGTTTTCAAGGACCAACTCCTAGGAGGCCTTCGTTTTCCCCTCTATCCATTCATCGCTTCACTGAGTCAATACTTTGGTATCTGCCCCTCTCAATTCGCTCCCAATTTCTTCAGGACTATATGTGGCACCATCAGGCACCATCATTCTATGTCGCGTATACCAAATCCCATTAGCTATCCAGCTATTTCATCATTTATATTCCTTCAAACGATCGGAACCAGGGGTATTCATGGTGCAAGCCAGACCAAGTTATAAATTATTCTCCGACATGCCTTcttccaacaaaggttggaagtCTCGTTTTTTCTTCATTAGATTACCTGAACCCCTGATCGGGCTAACCCAATGGCGCTATGATCTTCCTACTAATCTTTCTATGCATCAACATCAGCCCTCCTGCCACGCCGCTTCAGAAAAACTCAATGGCGTGAGCGTTCTCTTGTCCATAATACTATTGGAAAGCTTTTGTACTTTTTTGGGCTCAACCCAGTTTATGCAGAGATAGGGGCTCCGTTAGATAAGACCGTGTTTTCCTTCTTGctattcttcgctaactgaggtatttctCTTCCACTTTACAGAGGCTGTTATGCTCCGGGACTACTCTTCAGATATAAATCAACAGTCTCTCGTAGTTTTGAAAACCCTGAGTGAGGAGCTTAAACAGGGCCTAGCAGCTTCATCGCAGACTGTCTTTGACCCCCGTGTGCCAGCCTGGGCTGAGACCTCCCCTTCACTTCCTCTAGAGGCTGCCCCTCTGGAAGACCTCACCATACCAGAAGAGATCGAGGAAGAACGGGCCGCTTCTCCTCCCCCAGTTAAACGACTGCGTCTCCAACACAAAAGGAAAATGGTCACTCCCGCGGTCCAAGCGTCTCCCCCGCCTCCTCCTACCGGCCAGCTTTCATCAGCAGCCTCCCAATCTTCCAAGGCTAAGGCTGTCACTCCTGATCGGGAGACTACTCTTGGAACGGAGGTTCCCACCTTGTCGATAA from Zingiber officinale cultivar Zhangliang chromosome 4A, Zo_v1.1, whole genome shotgun sequence includes the following:
- the LOC121973067 gene encoding auxin-responsive protein SAUR71-like, which codes for MKWQIWRVSRVADASHCWPPMAANAPARWVPWGHVPVHVGEEMEWFAVRVELLGRPAFIALLRRSAQKYGYGQRGVLRIPCPVPLFRRLLRLLSSSSSAAASATDPALEEFFRALPAVDGQFLD
- the LOC121973069 gene encoding uncharacterized protein PHLOEM PROTEIN 2-LIKE A4-like — its product is MEGVEANHGDKAHHVAVDVQSGTETLVWEKHGAIHISAKAMNIAWASDNRFWEWMDLPNDDFKEKYDFATAVGLKQVSWLEVDGTVDLAKLAELSLSLSHEKTYEIVYHIKFKVDAFGWQNLPVTFALITPDEQMHRSEVLESRRGHSNQWHEVHGNDFKGPKTTTGKLSFGMFETSNQKWKGGMILAGVTIRAKN